From Populus trichocarpa isolate Nisqually-1 chromosome 19, P.trichocarpa_v4.1, whole genome shotgun sequence, a single genomic window includes:
- the LOC112325693 gene encoding double-stranded RNA-binding protein 8 isoform X1: protein MPLKRSREQGTPTMYKSNLQAVCQQRGWELPTYQVTKQGQDHSPLFSATVTVNATSFSSPSPSSSSKKAQSEAAKLAYDHFSLISSPSASLSVSAGSTGGSAGKNTRQSNENPTPLSNTNPTAGKNTRQSHENPTPLSNANPTAGKNTRQSHDNPTPLSKTNPTPLSNKAGAVAKTDESFGGMFKNQLQTYAQKRNFTLPVYSCERLGPPHAIQFKCKVTVNGQTYESREYFPTLNKAENAAAKAALMSLLPNGVEEDESGYKNLLQDMARREGCGLPTYFTEKSGEAHAPTFISTVEIDGVIFTGKEARTKKQAEMSAAKTAYTARRR, encoded by the exons ATGCCATTAAAAAGAAGCAGAGAGCAAGGGACGCCTACAATGTACAAATCAAATCTTCAAGCAGTGTGCCAGCAGAGAGGATGGGAATTGCCTACCTATCAAGTCACTAAACAAGGACAAGATCACAGCCCTCTCTTTTCAGCCACTGTCACCGTCAACGCCACCTCCTTTTCCTCTCCGTCTCCCTCTTCTTCCTCTAAGAAAGCTCAAAGCGAGGCCGCTAAACTCGCCTATGACCACTTCTCCCTCATCTCCTCCCCCTCCGCCTCCCTTTCTG TTTCTGCAGGCAGTACGGGTGGAAGCGCTGGGAAGAATACTCGTCAATCTAATGAAAATCCAACTCCCCTGTCAAATACAAATCCAACTGCTGGGAAGAATACTCGTCAATCTCATGAAAATCCAACTCCCCTGTCAAATGCAAATCCAACTGCTGGGAAGAATACTCGTCAATCTCATGACAATCCAACTCCCCTGtcaaaaacaaatccaactCCCCTGTCAAATAAAGCCGGGGCAGTTGCCAAGACTGATGAGAGTTTTGGAG GTATGTTTAAAAACCAGCTGCAAACCTATGCTCAAAAGAGAAATTTCACTCTACCTGTGTATTCTTGTGAGCGTCTGGGTCCTCCTCATGCTATTCAATTTAAGTGCAAGGTCACTGTAAACGGACAAACCTATGAGAGTCGGGAATATTTTCCCACATTGAACAAAGCTGAAAATGCAGCTGCAAAAGCTGCATTGATGTCATTGTTGCCAAATGGAGTTGAAGAg gatGAGTCTGGTTATAAGAATCTTTTACAAGATATGGCTCGGAGAGAAG GTTGTGGTTTACCAACTTATTTTACAGAGAAATCTGGTGAAGCTCATGCGCCTACTTTCATTTCAACAGTGGAGATAGATGGAGTTATTTTTACCGGAAAAGAAGCAAGAACAAAGAAGCAAGCAGAGATGAGTGCAGCAAAGACTGCATACACAGCTCGAAGACGTTGA
- the LOC112325693 gene encoding double-stranded RNA-binding protein 8 isoform X2, which translates to MPLKRSREQGTPTMYKSNLQAVCQQRGWELPTYQVTKQGQDHSPLFSATVTVNATSFSSPSPSSSSKKAQSEAAKLAYDHFSLISSPSASLSVSAGSTGGSAGKNTRQSNENPTPLSNTNPTAGKNTRQSHENPTPLSNANPTAGKNTRQSHDNPTPLSKTNPTPLSNKAGAVAKTDESFGGMFKNQLQTYAQKRNFTLPVYSCERLGPPHAIQFKCKVTVNGQTYESREYFPTLNKAENAAAKAALMSLLPNGVEEDKSGYKNLLQDMAQREGCGLPTYFTEKSGEAHAPTFISTVEIDGVIFTGKEARTKKQAEMSAAKTAYTARRR; encoded by the exons ATGCCATTAAAAAGAAGCAGAGAGCAAGGGACGCCTACAATGTACAAATCAAATCTTCAAGCAGTGTGCCAGCAGAGAGGATGGGAATTGCCTACCTATCAAGTCACTAAACAAGGACAAGATCACAGCCCTCTCTTTTCAGCCACTGTCACCGTCAACGCCACCTCCTTTTCCTCTCCGTCTCCCTCTTCTTCCTCTAAGAAAGCTCAAAGCGAGGCCGCTAAACTCGCCTATGACCACTTCTCCCTCATCTCCTCCCCCTCCGCCTCCCTTTCTG TTTCTGCAGGCAGTACGGGTGGAAGCGCTGGGAAGAATACTCGTCAATCTAATGAAAATCCAACTCCCCTGTCAAATACAAATCCAACTGCTGGGAAGAATACTCGTCAATCTCATGAAAATCCAACTCCCCTGTCAAATGCAAATCCAACTGCTGGGAAGAATACTCGTCAATCTCATGACAATCCAACTCCCCTGtcaaaaacaaatccaactCCCCTGTCAAATAAAGCCGGGGCAGTTGCCAAGACTGATGAGAGTTTTGGAG GTATGTTTAAAAACCAGCTGCAAACCTATGCTCAAAAGAGAAATTTCACTCTACCTGTGTATTCTTGTGAGCGTCTGGGTCCTCCTCATGCTATTCAATTTAAGTGCAAGGTCACTGTAAACGGACAAACCTATGAGAGTCGGGAATATTTTCCCACATTGAACAAAGCTGAAAATGCAGCTGCAAAAGCTGCATTGATGTCATTGTTGCCAAATGGAGTTGAAGAg GATAAGTCTGGTTATAAGAATCTTTTACAAGATATGGCTCAGAGAGAAGGTTGTGGTTTACCAACTTATTTTACAGAGAAATCTGGTGAAGCTCATGCGCCTACTTTCATTTCAACAGTGGAGATAGATGGAGTTATTTTTACCGGAAAAGAAGCAAGAACAAAGAAGCAAGCAGAGATGAGTGCAGCAAAGACTGCATACACAGCTCGAAGACGTTGA